A portion of the Drosophila innubila isolate TH190305 chromosome 3L unlocalized genomic scaffold, UK_Dinn_1.0 0_D_3L, whole genome shotgun sequence genome contains these proteins:
- the LOC117787617 gene encoding uncharacterized protein LOC117787617: MNLLRNLRALFSEFFYQNYPLISICSCFVALLTAYLHYEWKVHNYDLMSWKQLSEACHVTDIDFVQLCFLLTILVINVIFVGLIIGAYMHPLGQRDTELTLLEIKDRFSRFILLRLIARLDRIQGKMAAKRKSLNFHHFARSHHSMVKAVAVFRKDARKLLLPNESEIMQPIEDIYGVADDEERALRRDGYYKLPIDITDATVKCLFSAQ; the protein is encoded by the coding sequence ATGAATCTATTGCGCAACCTGCGAGCTTTATTCAGTGAGTTCTTCTACCAGAATTATCCACTCATCTCCATTTGCAGCTGCTTTGTGGCATTGCTAACGGCCTATTTGCACTATGAGTGGAAGGTGCACAACTATGATCTCATGTCCTGGAAGCAACTCAGTGAGGCATGCCACGTCACGGACATTGATTTCGTTCAACTCTGCTTCCTGCTCACGATACTCGTCATCAACGTCATCTTTGTGGGCCTCATCATTGGCGCCTATATGCATCCTTTGGGGCAACGCGACACGGAGTTAACCCTGCTCGAGATCAAGGATCGCTTCTCCCGATTCATATTGTTGCGGCTCATTGCTCGACTCGATCGCATCCAGGGCAAGATGGCGGCCAAGCGGAAGAGTCTCAACTTCCATCACTTTGCGAGATCTCATCACAGCATGGTCAAGGCGGTGGCCGTGTTCCGCAAGGATGCCAGGAAGCTTCTGCTGCCCAACGAGTCGGAGATTATGCAACCGATCGAGGATATCTATGGAGTGGCCGATGACGAGGAGCGAGCTCTGCGACGAGATGGATACTACAAGCTACCCATTGATATCACCGATGCCACCGTCAAGTGTCTTTTCAGCGCTCAATGA
- the LOC117788823 gene encoding uncharacterized protein LOC117788823 isoform X3, whose protein sequence is MKRSACKRKIGRQDSEKKLEQDAKRLRMEFKWPVRLLDLPLGPLHLIFSKVPLEKQKLLRNVSKEMRDEHNDFILHNYKAFNCKLSKIEEHDNVDHNVLRVVEDATIYLVNSGYVADIMNNLPHFFQDPENINVENMQKLLHRCYHQIEWSPRERPSGVAGRILLHRRRSVYMVTLLNLLRQFHGYRKVGSRMNLLHWQLHIELKGVHITANNERNPKINEADKLIDLMTLIAELLVNDMSESGPGRYMDIGNSTYNYGLKRRQLGRGSRLDLKFTILAPLALRNLMEDVLAGKIDKSTAIKCPLFDSFSIQLDLKNFGVNWINDNTWQICILPLI, encoded by the exons GGATGGAGTTCAAGTGGCCGGTGCGTCTGTTGGATCTGCCACTTGGGCCATTGCATCTGATCTTTTCCAAAGTGCCCTTAGAGAAGCAGAAATTATTGCGAAACGTCTCTAAGGAGATGAGAGATGAGCATAATGACTTTATTCTGCATAATTACAAAGCCTTTAACTGTAAACTAAGCAAGATTGAGGAACACGACAATGTGGATCATAATGTTTTAAGG GTCGTGGAGGATGCAACCATCTATCTTGTGAATTCTGGTTATGTTGCTGACATTATGAACAATCTGCCGCACTTCTTTCAAGACCCTGAAAACATTAATGTTGAGAATATGCAGAAGCTTCTTCACAGGTGCTATCATCAAATCGAATGGTCGCCTAGGGAGAGGCCCAGTGGTGTCGCAGGTCGTATATTATTGCACCGCCGTCGTTCGGTCTATATGGTGACGCTATTGAATCTCTTAAGA CAATTTCACGGTTATCGTAAGGTTGGATCGCGCATGAATCTTTTGCATTGGCAGCTGCACATCGAGCTGAAGGGTGTCCATATCACTGCGAATAATGAAAGAAATCCAAAAATTAATGAGGCAGATAAGCTCATTGATTTAATGACCCTCATCGCTGAACTCTTGGTAAACGACATGTCCGAATCTGGACCCGg TCGATATATGGATATTGGCAACAGCACCTATAATTATGGCTTAAAAAGACGGCAATTGGGGCGTGGATCACGACTTGATCTGAAATTCACTATCCTGGCTCCTTTGGCGTTGCGAAATCTAATGGAAGACGTTCTAGCtggaaaaattgacaaatcaacagcaataaaatgcCCCCTGTTTGATTCATTTAGTATTCAATtggatttaaaaaactttggaGTCAATTGGATAAACGACAATACCTGGCAAATCTGTATTTTGCCTTTGATTTAG
- the LOC117788823 gene encoding uncharacterized protein LOC117788823 isoform X1, which produces MKRSACKRKIGRQDSEKKLEQDAKRLRMEFKWPVRLLDLPLGPLHLIFSKVPLEKQKLLRNVSKEMRDEHNDFILHNYKAFNCKLSKIEEHDNVDHNVLRVVEDATIYLVNSGYVADIMNNLPHFFQDPENINVENMQKLLHRCYHQIEWSPRERPSGVAGRILLHRRRSVYMVTLLNLLRQFHGYRKVGSRMNLLHWQLHIELKGVHITANNERNPKINEADKLIDLMTLIAELLVNDMSESGPGLCISFSRYMDIGNSTYNYGLKRRQLGRGSRLDLKFTILAPLALRNLMEDVLAGKIDKSTAIKCPLFDSFSIQLDLKNFGVNWINDNTWQICILPLI; this is translated from the exons GGATGGAGTTCAAGTGGCCGGTGCGTCTGTTGGATCTGCCACTTGGGCCATTGCATCTGATCTTTTCCAAAGTGCCCTTAGAGAAGCAGAAATTATTGCGAAACGTCTCTAAGGAGATGAGAGATGAGCATAATGACTTTATTCTGCATAATTACAAAGCCTTTAACTGTAAACTAAGCAAGATTGAGGAACACGACAATGTGGATCATAATGTTTTAAGG GTCGTGGAGGATGCAACCATCTATCTTGTGAATTCTGGTTATGTTGCTGACATTATGAACAATCTGCCGCACTTCTTTCAAGACCCTGAAAACATTAATGTTGAGAATATGCAGAAGCTTCTTCACAGGTGCTATCATCAAATCGAATGGTCGCCTAGGGAGAGGCCCAGTGGTGTCGCAGGTCGTATATTATTGCACCGCCGTCGTTCGGTCTATATGGTGACGCTATTGAATCTCTTAAGA CAATTTCACGGTTATCGTAAGGTTGGATCGCGCATGAATCTTTTGCATTGGCAGCTGCACATCGAGCTGAAGGGTGTCCATATCACTGCGAATAATGAAAGAAATCCAAAAATTAATGAGGCAGATAAGCTCATTGATTTAATGACCCTCATCGCTGAACTCTTGGTAAACGACATGTCCGAATCTGGACCCGg TTTATGTATTAGTTTTAGTCGATATATGGATATTGGCAACAGCACCTATAATTATGGCTTAAAAAGACGGCAATTGGGGCGTGGATCACGACTTGATCTGAAATTCACTATCCTGGCTCCTTTGGCGTTGCGAAATCTAATGGAAGACGTTCTAGCtggaaaaattgacaaatcaacagcaataaaatgcCCCCTGTTTGATTCATTTAGTATTCAATtggatttaaaaaactttggaGTCAATTGGATAAACGACAATACCTGGCAAATCTGTATTTTGCCTTTGATTTAG
- the LOC117788823 gene encoding uncharacterized protein LOC117788823 isoform X2, with product MKRSACKRKIGRQDSEKKLEQDAKRLRMEFKWPVRLLDLPLGPLHLIFSKVPLEKQKLLRNVSKEMRDEHNDFILHNYKAFNCKLSKIEEHDNVDHNVLRVVEDATIYLVNSGYVADIMNNLPHFFQDPENINVENMQKLLHRCYHQIEWSPRERPSGVAGRILLHRRRSVYMVTLLNLLRQFHGYRKVGSRMNLLHWQLHIELKGVHITANNERNPKINEADKLIDLMTLIAELLVNDMSESGPGFSRYMDIGNSTYNYGLKRRQLGRGSRLDLKFTILAPLALRNLMEDVLAGKIDKSTAIKCPLFDSFSIQLDLKNFGVNWINDNTWQICILPLI from the exons GGATGGAGTTCAAGTGGCCGGTGCGTCTGTTGGATCTGCCACTTGGGCCATTGCATCTGATCTTTTCCAAAGTGCCCTTAGAGAAGCAGAAATTATTGCGAAACGTCTCTAAGGAGATGAGAGATGAGCATAATGACTTTATTCTGCATAATTACAAAGCCTTTAACTGTAAACTAAGCAAGATTGAGGAACACGACAATGTGGATCATAATGTTTTAAGG GTCGTGGAGGATGCAACCATCTATCTTGTGAATTCTGGTTATGTTGCTGACATTATGAACAATCTGCCGCACTTCTTTCAAGACCCTGAAAACATTAATGTTGAGAATATGCAGAAGCTTCTTCACAGGTGCTATCATCAAATCGAATGGTCGCCTAGGGAGAGGCCCAGTGGTGTCGCAGGTCGTATATTATTGCACCGCCGTCGTTCGGTCTATATGGTGACGCTATTGAATCTCTTAAGA CAATTTCACGGTTATCGTAAGGTTGGATCGCGCATGAATCTTTTGCATTGGCAGCTGCACATCGAGCTGAAGGGTGTCCATATCACTGCGAATAATGAAAGAAATCCAAAAATTAATGAGGCAGATAAGCTCATTGATTTAATGACCCTCATCGCTGAACTCTTGGTAAACGACATGTCCGAATCTGGACCCGg TTTTAGTCGATATATGGATATTGGCAACAGCACCTATAATTATGGCTTAAAAAGACGGCAATTGGGGCGTGGATCACGACTTGATCTGAAATTCACTATCCTGGCTCCTTTGGCGTTGCGAAATCTAATGGAAGACGTTCTAGCtggaaaaattgacaaatcaacagcaataaaatgcCCCCTGTTTGATTCATTTAGTATTCAATtggatttaaaaaactttggaGTCAATTGGATAAACGACAATACCTGGCAAATCTGTATTTTGCCTTTGATTTAG